One Natator depressus isolate rNatDep1 chromosome 13, rNatDep2.hap1, whole genome shotgun sequence genomic region harbors:
- the HELZ2 gene encoding 3'-5' exoribonuclease HELZ2, whose amino-acid sequence MPAISGLGPLALDGLQKQLELCLVCSKCSVRENESTYGRREVEHRCMQEILLARCRSKRSQLWKKVGRRPGFPNPARYAVCRYYSPGLGCNKHRNQCTFASSKEEAMVWNFEREHELERRVLKTMVLQAQIAGSSNGLPSQVAPSTAGEIQSEFGGQFQEICKLCFYQSPQKISSGGLARLCEEHGAWKALLVHVVTDGRRKKQYTAIRPWPEFMSQLSYCMFVSRGKPCKHGAQRCNYAHSEVEMAVWEAEQKHGLARSDLLPALAMFSENGDKPAQPQVQFYCRACLVTFSSQESFENHCSLVEHMQMVLADPMIQWAHRTPPYGLTTFTLCNRGDICEYGERCTKAHSVEELQEWIQRAKAAERNRKSAKRDGLLSYQDRLVAEYKECRNEVFVLSEQVDGVMITCEQPMRVHSEDRKMRYRWKFKVHSQMPLRHVALLKRDPGATFFLAGDGFPRGLTYIRGERLKALLSPPLSCLVEVCMECCTFGVYEQWVVFDFGSRPVLVRKIQAKIGRREFPRHGTEGSRFVNFQRWHSGNRVIVPSVEMTSDEVDLLAKYKAPELSLEFRPGSTTNTPITHLNYRERMHDFLFREEEAEQTLVDKLNLQVTVSLTPMLQTLSVGMKCALPGELFAEVPTPCALTPDTNEGYLLSRSVSTAFLAPDPPTDNRVYEVKVDSKAITERSIWLLVPKRCCSELGFQQGTSRKVEIQFQIDRLQFRLWHYAVDQLLDERLILPDVAACSIPHSPTLLLTGNKKQMQAISFITGQATSSRQVPPLLIYGPFGTGKTFTLAMATREIIKQPNTRVLICTHTNSAADIYIREYFHEYVTNGHPGAVPLRIKYTDRSISMTDPVTQLYCCLSPNQRTFRQPTQAEIDRHRVIITTSMLSKNLRVPPGYFTHILIDEAAQMLECEALIPLSYATYETRVVLAGDHMQVTPKLFCLGGEQSADHTLLNRLFRYYQKEKHEVALKSRIIFNENYRSTAGIIEFVSKHFYVSKGNAIHASGNIPPHPELHPLMFCHVPGSTERDMAMTSWYNVSEIMQVIEKVQEMHQKWPDEWGARDLKRICVVSHGMQVNAIRQELRKKYLGEVAVENFENLPGREFRVIIISTVHTKESLLSSASPNMEFFNEARVLNTIMTRAQSQVIVVGDAVALCSYGQCSKVWKRFLQECIEKGSVTPETLTLEQIKQAVSDKQSWIQGSTEQQQLCEEEDDSDTDSWTSELDNANPDDPILQELLDESKNVQVTVSEEGLLNVNSEASAQQNGRLEYVNFSSHTMQEYLRMHPKMYKRCELVKEGFDKATAFAFDESPPLNIQIKGRVRCGMAFTGDQVLVELLQTSAPEGGALRPQGRVVGVLTRAERERTFVCTMDEFDPRVMIPIDRTITKIFVPGLKEKPNVVPIRKLVKGKYQVVSCEKISQEMKRSQLFCVQIISWREGFYYPLGIVTDILPMALTLEEGLKILDLEYGLAKKYPSEVTKELAKITSSKSNPPKENLRDCRGYLTFTVDPPGSKDLDDAISVRDEGSCYEIGIHIADVAGFVPKDSALDMEAKKRGTTYYAPGKEPLCMFPPRISQDLCSLLPQKNRHVISLFVTVEKKTDRMMKRNFAVSTIRSDRQLSYEEAESIIKNHYSGEVKALRFDTLEDCIAVAYHFSRVHRQFRLQEDCYYDRLDEESTPGNRGSHQMIEEFMIMFNSFVAEFLTNKDHTKNVTPLRCQMEPNPQQVAQMKNKYSHIIPLSIHLSHHLGALPAGPAPAGRGEFSLLTPLWEHLQSAVDARDVHKMLDLIATDDIHPKLAPIVLEFRRLLSRSYFSRSNSTAQSKAGHYSLHVDSYTWASSPIRRYLDIVVQRHLHSVLCKKPVLYSSEDIEFLCHDFNRKNLRAVTYEKRAHSLQMATRLRCQVLQKIAFVVSIEGVDRFFKALFPLNKESLPDPQLINYRALQLVEQPSFNQERNSMRLTWRRRMYSVASSKEHTPRSSPLRDRHITLFSAQVWQDVLAAIRKEEFESVIALLWRGRATGQRQVGRMERSNCSHYVGLFLELSAGDAVQLQLTTAVQRGFLVPSVQLWSVTPGFDVCLEHTEKPINCFSNYATQASKDKYKNPLDYSRVWKPLNAMESASCAVAENDSIVLQDVKITWDKQRNSEGQLQGTFSLTKSFLEECAIDVDFNHCYMCIRLEGLTLSGCRNDEACLSHGLQKLSLSNESTAGGSFVVDPATYTWVAHGLTEECSDNEKLDRNGLKTLNFYIHFMSMETVPAEISRDSARFTVEIIPKMLPDIRKENAIWKLKRASMLAKSIALGQEPPQTAEKKSKLLAQKTFDIPGSLRKLNQSQNKAILDALRKPFTLIQGPPGTGKTVVGVHIVYWFNKLNEERLEKEPSLDDEEKAGKCILYCGPSNKSVDVVAEMLLKMKGNLKPLRVYGEAMESMEFPYPGSSRHLSRKALRDAKPKLELSEIILHHRIRQPSNPLWRKIRDFDTKVKREEPISEEEVKKYKSLLLEARVRELQCHNVILCTCSAASAACLVDNLNVKQILIDECAMSTEPETLIPLVSYVKAEKVVLLGDHKQLRPVVHNDFCKSLGMETSLFERYRDQAQMLDTQYRMQKDICRFPSQEFYMSNLTTCPELKRPTSAFEHRYKIGCPIIFGHIEGKEQSLTVSTEEGNENSRANLEEVEQVVRIAKQLTLDGTIKPVSVAILSPYNAQVSEVNKRLAQEGVRGMTVCTIMKSQGSEWKYVILSTVRSCSRSDIDRNPTKSWQKKYLGFVIDPNQVNVAITRAQEGLCIIGNRYLLESNPLWRRLLEHYKQMGCSTSAHDIRVRKKSALR is encoded by the exons ATGCCTGCCATTAGTGGCCTCGGCCCCCTGGCGCTGGACGGCCTGCAGAAGCAGCTAGAGCTGTGCCTGGTGTGCTCCAAGTGCAGCGTGAGGGAGAACGAGAGCACCTACGGGCGGAGAGAGGTGGAGCATCGCTGCATGCAGGAGATCCTCCTGGCCCGGTGCAGAAGCAAGAGGAGCCAGCTATGGAAGAAGGTGGGCAGGAGGCCGGGCTTCCCAAACCCGGCACGTTACGCGGTCTGCAGATACTACTCCCCAGGCCTAGGGTGCAACAAGCACAGGAACCAGTGCACCTTTGCCAGCAGCAAGGAGGAGGCGATGGTGTGGAACTTCGAGAGAGAGCACGAACTGGAGCGGCGTGTGCTGAAAACCATGGTGCTCCAGGCACAGATAGCAGGCAGTAGCAATGGCCTGCCGAGCCAGGTAGCGCCCAGCACCGCAGGGGAAATCCAGAGCGAGTTTGGGGGGCAGTTCCAGGAGATCTGCAAACTCTGCTTTTACCAAAGTCCCCAGAAAATATCCTCCGGGGGGCTGGCGAGGCTCTGTGAGGAGCACGGTGCTTGGAAAGCTCTCCTGGTCCATGTGGTCACCGATGGAAGGAGGAAGAAGCAGTACACTGCAATCAGGCCATGGCCGGAGTTCATGTCGCAGCTCAGTTACTGCATGTTCGTCTCCAGAGGCAAACCGTGCAAGCACGGGGCCCAGCGGTGCAACTACGCACACAGCGAGGTGGAGATGGCAGTGTGGGAGGCTGAGCAGAAGCACGGCCTGGCACGCTCGGACCTGCTGCCAGCCTTAGCGATGTTCAGCGAGAACGGCGACAAGCCAGCGCAGCCCCAAGTCCAGTTCTACTGCCGGGCCTGCTTGGTGACCTTCAGCTCCCAGGAGAGCTTCGAGAACCACTGCTCCCTGGTGGAGCACATGCAGATGGTTTTGGCTGACCCCATGATCCAGTGGGCTCACCGCACGCCTCCCTATGGGCTGACCACATTCACACTGTGCAACAG AGGGGATATCTGTGAATATGGCGAACGGTGCACCAAGGCCCATTCTGTagaggagctgcaggagtggATCCAGAGAGCGAAGGCTGCCGAGAGGAACAGGAAATCTGCCAAGAGAGACGGGCTCCTCTCCTACCAGGACCGTCTGGTTGCTGAGTACAAGGAGTGCCGCAACGAGGTGTTCGTT CTTTCTGAGCAGGTTGATGGTGTCATGATTACCTGCGAGCAGCCCATGCGGGTGCATTCAGAGGACAGGAAGATGCGATACAGGTGGAAGTTCAAAGTTCACTCCCAG ATGCCTCTGAGGCACGTGGCATTACTGAAGAGAGATCCCGGAGCCACCTTCTTCCTAGCAGGGGACGGGTTCCCGCGGGGCCTCACCTACATCCGGGGGGAGCGGTTAAAGGCTCTGCTGTCACCGCCGCTCTCGTGCCTGGTGGAGGTCTGCATGGAGTGCTGCACGTTCGGAGTCTATGAGCAGTGGGTCGTCTTTGACTTCGGCAGCCGCCCTGTCCTGGTGCGGAAAATCCAGGCCAAGATCGGCAGACGGGAGTTCCCCCGGCACGGCACGGAGGGCAGCCGCTTCGTGAACTTTCAGCGCTGGCACAGCGGCAACCGGGTGATCGTGCCCAGCGTGGAGATGACCAGTGACGAGGTGGACCTGCTAGCCAAGTACAAAGCGCCAGAGCTCTCCCTGGAGTTCCGGCCCGGCAGCACCACGAACACGCCCATCACCCACCTCAACTACAGGGAGAGGATGCATGACTTCCTGTTCCGAGAGGAGGAAGCTGAGCAGACCCTGGTTGACAA GCTCAACCTCCAGGTCACCGTCTCCCTGACCCCAATGCTGCAGACCCTGTCCGTGGGGATGAAGTGCGCCCTCCCTGGTGAGCTCTTTGCTGAAGTGCCGACCCCTTGTGCCCTAACGCCGGACACCAACGAGGGGTACCTACTGAGCCGGTCTGTGAGCACCGCTTTCCTGGCACCTGACCCGCCCACGGACAACCGGGTGTACGAGGTCAAGGTGGACAGCAAGGCCATCACGGAGAGGAGCATCTGGCTTCTCGTCCCCAAGAGATGCTGCTCCGAGCTTGGCTTCCAGCAGGGCACCTCCCGCAAGGTGGAGATCCAGTTCCAGATCGACCGGCTGCAGTTCCGGCTGTGGCACTACGCGGTGGACCAGCTGCTGGACGAGCGGCTGATCCTGCCCGACGTTGCAGCCTGTTccatccctcactcccccacgcTCCTGCTGACCGGGAACAAAAAGCAGATGCAGGCCATCTCCTTCATCACTGGCCAGGCCACCAGCTCCAGGCAGGTCCCTCCTCTTCTGATCTATGGGCCTTTCGGCACAGGGAAGACCTTCACCTTGGCCATGGCCACCAGGGAAATCATCAAGCAGCCCAACACGCGAGTGCTGATCTGCACCCACACCAACAG TGCGGCTGACATCTACATCCGTGAGTACTTCCACGAGTATGTCACAAACGGGCACCCTGGTGCAGTCCCTCTGAGGATCAAATACACAGACCGTTCCATCAGCATGACCGACCCTGTCACTCAGCTGTACTGCTGCCTTTCTCCAAACCAGAGGACCTTCAGGCAACCCACTCAAGCAGAGATCGACAGGCACCGCGTTATCATCACCACATCCATGCTGTCGAAGAACCTGAGGGTGCCCCCTGGATACTTCACCCACATCTTGATAGATGAGGCAGCTCAGATGCTGGAATGCGAAGCTCTGATCCCGCTCTCATATGCTACTTACGAGACTCGAGTCGTCCTCGCTGGGGACCACATGCAAGTGACCCCTAAGTTGTTCTGCCTGGGAGGTGAGCAGTCTGCCGACCACACCCTGCTGAACCGCCTCTTCCGGTACTACCAGAAGGAGAAACATGAAGTAGCTCTGAAAAGCAGGATCATCTTCAACGAGAACTACCGCTCCACTGCGGGCATCATCGAGTTTGTCTCCAAGCATTTCTACGTCAGCAAAGGCAACGCCATCCATGCCAGCGGCAACATCCCGCCCCACCCTGAGCTCCACCCGCTCATGTTTTGCCACGTGCCGGGCTCCACCGAGCGGGATATGGCCATGACGTCCTGGTACAATGTCTCCGAGATCATGCAGGTGATCGAGAAAGTGCAAGAGATGCACCAGAAGTGGCCAGATGAATGGGGAGCCCGGGACCTGAAGAGAATCTGCGTGGTCTCCCATGGCATGCAG GTCAATGCAATAAGGCAGGAGCTGAGGAAGAAGTACCTGGGAGAGGTGGCCGTGGAAAACTTTGAAAACTTACCAG GGAGGGAGTTCCGGGTCATCATCATCAGCACAGTTCACACCAAGGAAAGCCTGCTTAGCTCCGCCTCCCCCAACATGGAGTTCTTCAACGAAGCGAGAGTGCTGAACACCATCATGACGAGGGCCCAGTCACAGGTCATTGTGGTGGGAGATGCTGTGGCCTTGTGCTCCTATGGCCAGTGCAGCAAGGTCTGGAAGCGCTTCCTCCAGGAGTGTATCGAGAAGGGCAGCGTGACTCCGGAAACGCTGACGCTGGAGCAGATTAAGCAGGCAGTGTCCGACAAGCAGAGCTGGATCCAGGGAAgcactgagcagcagcagctgtgtgaggaggaggatgacagCGACACGGATTCCTGGACCTCCGAGTTGGATAACGCAAATCCCGACGATCCCATTCTCCAGGAGCTCCTGGATGAGAGCAAGAACGTCCAGGTGACTGTTTCCGAAGAAGGGTTGCTGAACGTGAACTCCGAGGCCTCGGCCCAGCAGAACGGCCGGCTGGAATATGTCAACTTCTCCTCTCACACAATGCAGGAGTATCTTCGCATGCACCCCAAAATGTACAAGAGGTGTGAGCTGGTCAAAGAGGGGTTTGACAAAGCAACTGCCTTCGCCTTCGATGAGTCACCTCCCCTCAACATTCAGATCAAAGGCAGAGTTCGCTGTGGCATGGCTTTCACTGGCGACCAAGTGCTCGTGGAGCTGCTGCAGACTAGTGCCCCTGAGGGTGGCGCCCTCCGTCCCCAAGGGAGAGTGGTGGGGGTGCTGACGCGGGCTGAGCGAGAGCGGACCTTCGTCTGCACGATGGACGAGTTCGACCCCCGCGTGATGATCCCCATCGACCGCACCATCACCAAAATATTTGTACCAGGGCTGAAAGAAAAACCCAATGTTGTCCCCATCCGCAAACTGGTAAAGGGGAAGTACCAGGTGGTCAGCTGTGAGAAGATAAGCCAGGAGATGAAAAGAAGTCAGCTCTTCTGTGTCCAAATTATCTCCTGGCGGGAAGGTTTTTACTACCCTCTAGGCATAGTAACAGACATCCTGCCCATGGCTTTGACTCTGGAAGAAGGCTTGAAGATCCTTGATTTGGAGTATGGTCTGGCAAAAAAGTACCCAAGCGAGGTGACCAAGGAGCTGGCCAAAATTACGTCCAGCAAATCGAACCCTCCCAAGGAGAATCTGAGGGACTGCCGGGGCTACCTGACCTTCACTGTCGACCCCCCAGGCTCTAAAGATTTGGATGATGCCATAAGTGTCCGAGATGAGGGCAGTTGTTACGAGATTGGGATCCACATCGCAGACGTGGCTGGCTTTGTTCCCAAAGACAGTGCTTTGGATATGGAGGCGAAGAAACGAGGCACTACTTACTATGCCCCTGGTAAGGAGCCACTGTGCATGTTCCCACCCCGGATCAGCCAAGACCTCTGCAGCCTCCTGCCACAAAAGAATCGCCACGTGATCTCCCTGTTTGTCACTGTAGAAAAGAAGACAGACAGGATGATGAAACGGAACTTCGCTGTGTCCACAATCCGCTCGGACCGGCAGCTGTCTTACGAGGAGGCAGAAAGCATCATTAAGAACCACTACAGTGGGGAAGTGAAGGCCCTTCGCTTTGACACCCTTGAGGACTGTATAGCTGTGGCTTATCACTTCTCCAGAGTCCACCGACAGTTCAGGCTGCAGGAAGACTGTTACTATGACCGGCTGGATGAGGAAAGTACCCCGGGCAACAGGGGATCGCACCAGATGATAGAGGAGTTCATGATCATGTTCAACAGCTTCGTGGCCGAGTTTCTAACCAACAAAGACCACACCAAGAACGTCACTCCTCTTCGGTGTCAAATGGAGCCCAACCCCCAGCAAGTGGCTCAGATGAAAAACAAATACAGCCACATCATTCCTTTGTCCATCCACCTCTCGCACCATCTGGGAGCTCTGCCTgctggcccagcccctgctgggAGGGGTGAGTTCAGCCTCCTGACCCCACTGTGGGAGCACCTCCAGTCGGCTGTGGACGCTCGTGATGTCCACAAGATGCTTGACCTCATTGCTACCGATGACATTCACCCAAAGCTCGCCCCCATCGTCCTGGAGTTCAGGAGGCTGCTGAGCCGTTCCTATTTCAGTCGCTCCAACTCGACCGCTCAGTCTAAGGCGGGACATTACTCCTTGCACGTCGACTCTTACACCTGGGCCTCCTCCCCCATCCGCCGATACTTGGACATCGTGGTCCAGCGGCACCTTCATTCCGTGCTCTGCAAGAAGCCAGTACTGTACTCCTCGGAGGACATTGAATTTCTCTGCCATGACTTCAACAGAAAGAACTTGCGGGCAGTAACCTATGAAAAGAGGGCCCATTCCCTGCAGATGGCCACCCGGCTGAGGTGCCAAGTCCTGCAGAAGATCGCGTTCGTTGTGAGCATTGAGGGAGTTGATAGGTTCTTTAAAGCCTTGTTCCCGCTGAACAAGGAGAGCCTTCCAGATCCCCAACTAATCAACTACCGGGCTCTGCAGTTAGTGGAACAGCCCTCGTTTAACCAAGAGCGGAACAGCATGAGGCTGACGTGGAGGCGGCGAATGTACTCCGTGGCGAGCTCAAAGGAGCACACCCCGCGGTCCTCACCGCTTCGGGACCGCCACATCACCCTCTTCAGCGCTCAGGTGTGGCAAGACGTGCTGGCGGCCATCAGAAAGGAAGAGTTTGAGAGCGTGATTGCTCTGCTTTGGCGCGGCCGGGCCACGGGCcagaggcaggtggggagaatGGAGAGAAGCAACTGCTCGCACTATGTGGGGCTGTTTCTAGAGCTGAGCGCCGGGGATGCTGTGCAACTGCAGCTCACCACGGCGGTTCAGCGGGGATTTCTGGTGCCTTCTGTGCAGCTGTGGAGCGTGACTCCGGGTTTTGACGTCTGTTTAGAGCACACGGAAAAGCCCATCAACTGCTTCTCGAATTACGCCACGCAAGCGTCAAAGGACAAGTACAAGAATCCACTGGACTATAGCAGGGTGTGGAAGCCGCTCAATGCCATGGAATCTGCTTCGTGCGCTGTGGCAGAAAACGACTCCATTGTCCTGCAGGATGTCAAAATAACCTGGGACAAGCAAAGGAACAGCGAAGGGCAGCTGCAGGGGACTTTCTCCTTAACCAAAAGCTTCCTAGAGGAGTGTGCCATTGATGTAGACTTCAACCACTGTTACATGTGCATCCGGCTAGAAGGTCTGACACTCAGTGGATGCCGTAATGACGAGGCATGTCTTAGCCACGGCCTCCAGAAACTCAGCTTGTCCAATGAGAGCACGGCAGGTGGCAGCTTCGTGGTTGATCCAGCTACATACACTTGGGTAGCCCATGGGCTGACCGAAGAATGTAGTGACAATGAGAAGCTGgacagaaatggtctgaagactCTGAATTTTTACATCCATTTTATGTCCATGGAGACAGTTCCTGCAGAGATCTCCCGGGACTCAGCCAGGTTTACGGTGGAAATCATTCCAAAGATGCTTCCGGATAT CCGGAAGGAGAATGCAATCTGGAAACTGAAACGTGCCTCTATGCTCGCCAAGAGCATAGCACTGGGCCAGGAGCCTCCTCAGACAG cagaGAAAAAATCCAAACTCCTGGCACAAAAAACCTTTGATATCCCTGGGAGCCTGAGGAAGCTCAACCAAAGTCAAAACAAGGCAATCCTAGATGCTCTGAGAAAACCCTTCACTCTCATCCAGGGACCACCAG GCACGGGGAAGACGGTGGTTGGGGTCCATATTGTCTACTGGTTCAACAagctgaatgaggagaggctggagaAGGAACCATCTCTGGACGATgaggaaaaagcaggaaaatgcaTCTTGTACTGTGGCCCATCCAACAAGTCTGTTGACGTTGTTGCAG agaTGCTGTTGAAGATGAAGGGGAACCTGAAGCCTCTGAGGGTTTATGGCGAGGCAATGGAGTCGATGGAATTCCCCTACCCCGGGAGCAGCCGGCACTTGTCCCGGAAAGCCCTGCGGGATGCAAAACCTAAGCTGGAGCTCAG tgaaatAATTTTGCATCACCGAATCCGGCAGCCATCCAATCCTCTTTGGCGAAAAATCCGTGACTTTGATACAAAAGTGAAAAGAGAAGAGCCGATATCAGAAGAGGAGGTTAAGAA GTACAAAAGCCTGTTGTTAGAAGCCCGTGTGCGTGAGCTGCAATGCCACAATGTCATCCTGTGCACGTGCTCTGCGGCCTCTGCTGCCTGCCTTGTGGACAACCTGAACGTCAAGCAGATCCTCATTGATGAGTGCGCCATGTCCACCGAGCCAGAGACCCTCATACCCCTGGTCAGCTACGTGAAGGCGGAAAAG GTTGTTTTGCTTGGGGACCATAAGCAGTTGCGGCCTGTAGTCCACAACGATTTCTGCAAGAGCCTTGGCATGGAGACATCCCTCTTTGAACGTTACCGGGACCAAGCCCAGATGCTGGACACGCAGTACCGCATG CAAAAGGACATCTGCAGGTTCCCATCCCAGGAATTTTACATGAGCAATCTGACGACCTGCCCTGAGCTTAAACGCCCTACCAGCGCATTTGAACACAGATACAAAATCGGCTGTCCAATCATCTTCGGGCACatagaggggaaggagcagagtcTGACGGTCTCCACTGAGGAGGGAAACGAGAATTCCAGGGCTAACCTGGAAGAAGTGGAACAGGTG